GCCAGCAGCAGTTCCTCGCGATCAGTCCCCGCCTGTGCCAGTAGTTCTCCCTGCGGTCCCGCCACGAAGCTGGTTCCCCAGAAGTCGATCCCCCCGGCCCGTTCATCGGGTGACGGTTCGAAACCGACCCGGTTCACGGCGACGAGCGGCAGGCCGTTGGCAACGGCATGGCCCCGCTGTACCGTGATCCAGGCGTCCCGCTGCCGCTGTTTTTCGGCATCGTCATCCGCCGGGTCCCAGCCGATGGCGGTGGGGTAGATCAGCAGGTCGGCACCGGCAAGGGCCATCAGCCGCGCCGCCTCCGGGTACCACTGATCCCAGCAGACCAGTACCCCAAGGGTGCCCACCGACGTGCGGATCGGCGTAAAACCCAGATCGCCGGGAGTGAAGTAGAATTTTTCGTAAAAGGCGGGGTCGTCGGGGATATGCATCTTGCGGTAGGTGCCGGCGATGCTGCCGTCCCGTTCGAACACCACGGCGGTGTTGTGGTAGAGGCCGGGGGCCCGGCGCTCGAAGAGCGAGGTGACCAGTACGATCCCCAGGTCGGCGGCCAGGCTGCCGAACAGCTCCGTGGAAGGACCGGGGATCGTTTCCGCCCGGTCGAACTGGCCGGTTGCCTCGGTCTGGCAGAAGTAGGGGCCGGTATGCAGCTCCTGCAGTACCACCAGCCGGGCACCGGCGGCCGCGGCCTGCCGTATTCGTTCGCCGGTGGCGGCGGTGACGGTCGCGTAGTCGCCGAAGGCGGTCTGTTGTACCAGGGCGGTGCGCAGGGTTTGACTCATGGCAGGGTTCCTTTCGGCAACTGCATGGTGACGCAGTGCAGTGAGCCGTGCTGTCTGATCAGCACGCGACAGTCGATGCCGATGATCTCCCGTCCCGGAAAGGCCAGGGCGATCATGGCCAGGGCCGCGCTGTCCGCCGGGTCGTCGTAGGTGGGGACCAGCACGGCACCGTTTACCACCAGGAAGTTGGCGTAGGTGGCCGGCAGCCGCTGTCCGTCGTCGTCGTAGCGGGGGGCGGGCCAGGGGAGCGGCAGCAGGCGGTAGGGGCGGCCCTCGGCGGTGCGCAGGGCGACCAGTTCCTGCTCCATCAACTTCAGTTCGGCAAAATGTTCGTCCCGCGGGTCCGGGCAGGAAACGTAGGCAATGGTGTCGTCCGGGCAGAGGCGGGCCAGGGTGTCGATATGGGCGTCGGTGTCGTCTCCGGCCAGCCAGCCGTGCTCCAGCCAGAGCACACGCCGGGCTCCGAGCAACCCTGCCAAGGCTTCCTCGATATCCAGTCGGGTGAGCTGCGGGTTGCGGTTGGGAGAGAGCAGGCACTGGCTGGTGGTCAGGATGGTGCCCCGGCCGTCGCTTTCCACACTCCCGCCCTCCAGCACCAAGCCGATGGTGTTGAGGCGGGGAAGAAGAAAGTCGTTCTGCTTGAGCAGCCGGCTAACCTGATTGTCACGGTCTGCCGCGAATTTCAGCCCCCAGCCGTTGAAGCCGAAATCCAGCATCACCGGTGTGCCGTTGACCAGTACCGTCAGGGGGCCGAAGTCGCGGGTCCAGGTGTCGTTGGTGGGGAACCGGGCGACGGTGAACCGTGACGGCTCCACGCCGGCATCGGTAAGGATGGCGCCCACGGCATCGGCATCCGGGGTTACCACCAGCACCCGCTCAAAACGGCAGATGGCCCGGACCAGGGCGAGATAGCACTGTCCGACCTCTTCCAGAAGTTCGGTCCAGTCGGTTGCGGCATGGGGCCAGGCCAGCAGTATGCCGTCCTGCTCCTCCCATTCGGCGGGTAGTCGAATCTGCATCGGTTCCGTATCTCCTTGCAAGGGTAGGGGCGTAAGTATAGAGACAAAGCATCACCGTCGCAAGCGCTTTGCCCTTGCCAACGTCCCCGCTATGGTTTAGGTTTCGAAACGATAGTATTCAGAGAAACGAGGAGTCTCCCATGCTGCACAGCGTCACCCTGCAGGCCCCCGCCAAGGTCAACTACCGACTCGACGTGGTGGGCAGGCGGCCCGACGGCTACCACGACCTGCGCATGATCATGCAGCAGGTCAACCTCTGTGATGAGATCACCATCAGCCGTTCCGTCACGCCCGGCATCCGGGTAAGCTGTGGCGCCGCCCATGTGCCCGACGGCGAAGAGAACATCGCCTGGAAGGCGGCCCGCGCCCTGCTGGAGCTGTCCGGAGCGGATACCGGCATTGAGGTGCATATTACCAAGCGTATTCCGGTTGCCGCCGGTCTGGGCGGCGGCAGCAGCGACTGCGCCACCGTGCTGCAGGGATTGAACGACTTGCTGGAGCTGGGGCTTTCCCGTGAGCGCCTGATGGAAATCGGCGTCAGGCTGGGTGCGGACGTTCCCTTTTTTCTCTTCGGGACGACCGCCCGTGCCGAGGGGATCGGTGAGCTCCTTACGCCGCTGGCGGCGATACCCTCGCTCTGGGTGGTGCTGGTGAACCCCAATGTGCCGGTTTCAACCGCCTGGGTGTACAGAAATTTGCAGTTGACACGGAAGGAACCTCTGGCTAAACTTCCTGACTCTTTTGATGATGTTGCCGCACTCTGTGCTGTTCTGTCCAACGACCTCGAGTCGGTAACCATCCCGGCTTTTCCCGTAATCGGCGAAATTAAGGAGCTCCTCCGTTCACTGGGGGCGGCGGCGGCCATGATGTCCGGCAGCGGTCCCACGGTGTTCGGCCTTTTTGTCGAGGAAGCCGCGGCGCGAGCGGCGGCCGACGCCATAGGGCACCAGCAGCCCGGCTGGTTTGCGGTAGCAGTCGAAACGCTCTGAGCGGAAGATGTTGATCGGCATCTACAGGGGTGTCGCCAAGCGGTAAGGCACCGGATTTTGATTCCGGCATTCCTAGGTTCGAATCCTGGCACCCCTGCCAATTTTATTCATGTATCGGTAGTTTCGAAAGGTCATTGTCATGTACGACAAAATCAGGGTCTTTTCCGGCAACTCCAATCCTGCCCTGGC
The window above is part of the Trichlorobacter ammonificans genome. Proteins encoded here:
- the ispE gene encoding 4-(cytidine 5'-diphospho)-2-C-methyl-D-erythritol kinase, which encodes MHSVTLQAPAKVNYRLDVVGRRPDGYHDLRMIMQQVNLCDEITISRSVTPGIRVSCGAAHVPDGEENIAWKAARALLELSGADTGIEVHITKRIPVAAGLGGGSSDCATVLQGLNDLLELGLSRERLMEIGVRLGADVPFFLFGTTARAEGIGELLTPLAAIPSLWVVLVNPNVPVSTAWVYRNLQLTRKEPLAKLPDSFDDVAALCAVLSNDLESVTIPAFPVIGEIKELLRSLGAAAAMMSGSGPTVFGLFVEEAAARAAADAIGHQQPGWFAVAVETL
- a CDS encoding carbon-nitrogen hydrolase; the encoded protein is MSQTLRTALVQQTAFGDYATVTAATGERIRQAAAAGARLVVLQELHTGPYFCQTEATGQFDRAETIPGPSTELFGSLAADLGIVLVTSLFERRAPGLYHNTAVVFERDGSIAGTYRKMHIPDDPAFYEKFYFTPGDLGFTPIRTSVGTLGVLVCWDQWYPEAARLMALAGADLLIYPTAIGWDPADDDAEKQRQRDAWITVQRGHAVANGLPLVAVNRVGFEPSPDERAGGIDFWGTSFVAGPQGELLAQAGTDREELLLAEIDLGRSETVRRIWPFLRDRRIDAYQGLSRRFLD
- a CDS encoding agmatine deiminase family protein — protein: MQIRLPAEWEEQDGILLAWPHAATDWTELLEEVGQCYLALVRAICRFERVLVVTPDADAVGAILTDAGVEPSRFTVARFPTNDTWTRDFGPLTVLVNGTPVMLDFGFNGWGLKFAADRDNQVSRLLKQNDFLLPRLNTIGLVLEGGSVESDGRGTILTTSQCLLSPNRNPQLTRLDIEEALAGLLGARRVLWLEHGWLAGDDTDAHIDTLARLCPDDTIAYVSCPDPRDEHFAELKLMEQELVALRTAEGRPYRLLPLPWPAPRYDDDGQRLPATYANFLVVNGAVLVPTYDDPADSAALAMIALAFPGREIIGIDCRVLIRQHGSLHCVTMQLPKGTLP